CGGCCGGCGGCGTCGGTGGCGCCCCACTGGTCGGCACTCTCAACGACCCGCAGGATCGCGGCCCACCGCTCCGCCACGCACGGGGTCGGCACCGGGGCCGTGAGCCGCAGGCCGGCGGTGGTCTGACTGCTGGTGACGTGCTGGCCGGTCGCGTGCTGCAGGGCAGCCCGTAGTTCGTCTGCGCGCATGCTGGATTGCACCGAAGTTCCCCTATCGGCACGGATTGATCGTATCGATAGAGTAGAGGTATGCGCGCTACGGTGTCACTCAGACCACACCATCCGATTACGGAGGAGGAGTCCTTGGCCGCCGACGCCACACCCTCCTACCTGCGCATTGCCGACGACCTCAGGGCAACGGCACAGCGCTCGGCCGCGGGCACCCGCATGCCGTCCATCAGCACCCTCGGCGCGGAGCACGGCGTCTCGACCGGGGTGGTGCAGCGCGCGTACGCCGTCCTCGTCGAGGAAGGCCTCGTCCTCGCCCGGCCGGGAGCCGGCTACTACGTCCGCTCCCAGGAGCCGCCCGAGGTGATGGTCCGCCGGCCGCGCGCCGCATCCGGCGACGGGTCACCCACCGCCGCCGTCCTCGCCGAGCAGGGCATCGCCGGCACCTGGCGGAGCGAGTCCTCCCCGGTGCGCGCGACCGCAGAGACCGCCGCCCGACTGGAGATCCCGGCCGGTGACCCGGTCATGCA
The sequence above is a segment of the Kitasatospora sp. NBC_00240 genome. Coding sequences within it:
- a CDS encoding GntR family transcriptional regulator, whose protein sequence is MAADATPSYLRIADDLRATAQRSAAGTRMPSISTLGAEHGVSTGVVQRAYAVLVEEGLVLARPGAGYYVRSQEPPEVMVRRPRAASGDGSPTAAVLAEQGIAGTWRSESSPVRATAETAARLEIPAGDPVMHTSYVYLADGVPLMLAESWEPMAVTGGSLIVLPEAGPHAGIGVADRMALIGIDVGMPVERVTARAASRTEAGALGVAPAVPVLAVVRTYYDQGTGRPVETADVVMLGSRWVAEYGARPRR